The Terriglobia bacterium sequence GCTCGTTGGGTTTGAGGCTGCTGACCGGCGTATCGCGGAACAGGACCAGCGGCGCACGCTTGAATTGAATGGCGATCTCCGTATGCCGCGCCGCCAGCCGTTTTCCTGTTCGTAAATAGAACGGGACGCCCGCCCATCGCCAATTATCAATGAGCAGCTTGAGCGCAACGAAGGTCTCCGTACGGGAATCCGCAGGCACGCCTTGCTCGGTGCGGTAGGCGGGCAGGCGTTCATCGCCGGCCAGGCCTTCGCCATATTGTCCTCGCACAGCCTGTTGCAGCACGTCGTCGCCGCTCAGTGGCTGAATGGCGTGCAGGATCTTGGATTGCTCGTCATGCACCGCGTCCGGGCTGAAGGAAATGGGCGGCTCCATGGTGGTGAGCGATAGCAACTGCAAAATATGGTTGGGGACCATGTCGCGCAGCGTGCCGGCGGTGTCAAAGTATCCGCCGCGCTGCTCCACGCCTACGGTCTCCGCCACCATGATCTGGATGTGGTCCACATACCGCCGGTTCCAAGTAGGCTCAAAGATGCCGTTGCTGAAGCGGAACACCAAAATGTTTTGGACGGTCTCTTTTCCCAGATAGTGGTCAATGCGGAAAATCTGTCCTTCCGTGAGGACTTTGCGCACCTGGCGGTTGAGCGCTCGCGCCGATTCCAGATCGCTGCCAAAGGGTTTTTCGAAGACCACCCTGCGCCACTGGCCGTCTTTTTCACAGGCCAGGCCGGCAGTGCCCAGGCGGTCGGTGATGTCGCCGAAGAAAACCGGGCTGGTAGCGAGGTAGAAGAAGTAGTTGCCGTGAGTATTGTGGTTCTTGTCGGCCTCGGCCAGCGCCTGCGCCAGGCGGGTGTACATGGCGGGATCATCGAAAGCGCCGGAGACGTAATACAGGCGGCGCAGGAGCCAATCGCGCAGATCGTTGTCCACGCTCCCGGTGGCGAAGCTTTGCAGCTTCTGTCCCATCAGTTGCCGGAACTGGTCGGCGGAGTAGTCGCTGCGTCCCACGCAGACAATGGCGAACTCACGCGAAAGCAGCTTGCTCTTGGCCAGGTTGTACAGCGCAGGGAAGAGCTTGCGCGCGGTGAGGTCCCCGGTGGCGCCAAAGATCACCATCACGCACGGGACGGTTTGCCGCGGCGGCGGAGCAGCCTGTGCATTGGCGTTGGCTTTTGCATTATTTAGGGCGACCGGCGTTTGTTCTGTCTGTGGCACGAGTGCGTTCGCTCCGGAGGCGGAGATCAATCCTGGCCTCTATCTGTTATCTTCATTTTTTTGGCGATTCCACGTGGCCGCCAAACTTCTGGCGCATGGCGCTGAGCATTTTCTCCGCGAAGGTGTGCTCCTGGCGCGATCGAAAGCGCGTATATAGCGCTACTGAAAGCACGTCGGCCGGCACGGCTTCATCTATTGCGGCCATGATGGTCCAGCGGCCTTCGCCGGAATCCTGCACAAAGCCTTCGTATTCGGAAAGTGTGGGATTCTCCGCCAGCGCCATCGCTGTCAGGTCCAGCAGCCATGACGACACCACACTGCCTCGCCGCCATACTTCCGCGATGTCCGGCAGATTCAAGTCGTAGCGATAATCTTTGTTGAGCTGGTCCGAACTGGCATTGCGGAAGATGTCAAAGCCCTCGGCGTACGCCTGCATCAGGCCGTATTCGATTCCGTTGTGCACCATCTTCACAAAGTGGCCGGCGCCGGACGGTCCGCAATAGATGTAGCCCAGCTCGGACGTGCCGCCCAGCTTCTCGCGTCCGGGCGTGCGGGGAATGTCTCCGATGCCTGGGGCCAGCGTTCGGAAGATGGGATCAAGGCGGTCAAACGCCTCATTGGGTCCGCCGATCATCATGCAGTAGCCGCGGTCCAGTCCCCAAACGCCGCCGCTGGTGCCCACGTCAATGTAGTGAATGCCGCGGTCTTTCAGTTGCTGCGAGCGCCGCACGTCGTCTTTGAAATAAGAATTGCCGCCGTCAATGATTGTGTCTCCGGCTTCAAACTTCTGGGCCAGCGCGTTGACGGTTTGTTCGGTGGGGTCGCCCGCGGGAACCATGATCCATGCCGCGCGCGGCTTGGTCAGCTTGGCGACGAAATCGTCGAGCGACGCCGAGCCGATGGCGCCTTCGTTCGCCAGCGCGGCGACGTTCTGCGGGTTGAGATCAGAGACCACGCACTGGTGGCCGCCGCGAAGCAGCCGTCGCACCATGTTGGCGCCCATGCGGCCCAGACCGACCATTCCTAGTTGCATTCGTTCGTCCTTCGGTTCGGAATTTCAGAAAGAACTAGTCCAGCGCCGCATCTATCGCCTTCCCCATCTTCTCCAGCCCGACCTTTACGTCTTTCCCCAAGTGCACTCGCAGGGCGCGGCGGTTGCGATCCGCCAGGACCTGGAAGTCGCCGCGCGCTTGCGCCGCTTTCACCACGCCAAACGTGTATTTCTGGCCGGGGACGGGCAGGTCCACGGCGTCATCGCAGGTGATTTGCAGGAAGACGCCGCTGTTGGGACCGCCTTTGTACGCCTGTCCGGTGGAGTGCAGGAAGCGTGGACCAAAGCCCAAGCACGTGGCGACGTGCTGGCGGTCGCGGACCATATGGCGCATGACCTGCAAGCTGTCCTCGTGCTCACGGTTCATCTCGATGTAAGCCAACAGCGCCATGTAATCCCCGGCGTCCAACTGGCCCAGATGCGCGCGCAACACGCTCTCCAGATTGAAGTG is a genomic window containing:
- the zwf gene encoding glucose-6-phosphate dehydrogenase: MVIFGATGDLTARKLFPALYNLAKSKLLSREFAIVCVGRSDYSADQFRQLMGQKLQSFATGSVDNDLRDWLLRRLYYVSGAFDDPAMYTRLAQALAEADKNHNTHGNYFFYLATSPVFFGDITDRLGTAGLACEKDGQWRRVVFEKPFGSDLESARALNRQVRKVLTEGQIFRIDHYLGKETVQNILVFRFSNGIFEPTWNRRYVDHIQIMVAETVGVEQRGGYFDTAGTLRDMVPNHILQLLSLTTMEPPISFSPDAVHDEQSKILHAIQPLSGDDVLQQAVRGQYGEGLAGDERLPAYRTEQGVPADSRTETFVALKLLIDNWRWAGVPFYLRTGKRLAARHTEIAIQFKRAPLVLFRDTPVSSLKPNELIMNIAPSEGISMSFGAKIPGAQMRVGPVQMEFNYADYFGVTPNTGYEVLLYDGIMGDQTLFQRADMVEAGWSVVNPILDVWKALPPRSFPNYASGSWGPKEADDIVARDERSWRKIPQ
- the gnd gene encoding decarboxylating 6-phosphogluconate dehydrogenase, translating into MQLGMVGLGRMGANMVRRLLRGGHQCVVSDLNPQNVAALANEGAIGSASLDDFVAKLTKPRAAWIMVPAGDPTEQTVNALAQKFEAGDTIIDGGNSYFKDDVRRSQQLKDRGIHYIDVGTSGGVWGLDRGYCMMIGGPNEAFDRLDPIFRTLAPGIGDIPRTPGREKLGGTSELGYIYCGPSGAGHFVKMVHNGIEYGLMQAYAEGFDIFRNASSDQLNKDYRYDLNLPDIAEVWRRGSVVSSWLLDLTAMALAENPTLSEYEGFVQDSGEGRWTIMAAIDEAVPADVLSVALYTRFRSRQEHTFAEKMLSAMRQKFGGHVESPKK